One genomic region from Vannielia litorea encodes:
- a CDS encoding SH3 domain-containing protein: MLRIMVCALVAGTLAACESAGPIAVGQARYEVSGVEEGDMLKLRAGPGTGYTIKAGLPNGTVVRVKECSRIGGTRWCEVALDRTPTMTGYVSQTYLTRL, translated from the coding sequence ATGCTGAGAATCATGGTCTGCGCCCTTGTGGCAGGCACGCTTGCGGCGTGCGAAAGCGCGGGGCCGATCGCCGTTGGGCAGGCGCGTTACGAGGTATCGGGCGTGGAAGAGGGCGATATGCTGAAGCTCCGTGCGGGGCCGGGCACCGGCTACACCATTAAGGCGGGGCTGCCCAATGGCACGGTGGTGCGGGTGAAGGAGTGCTCGCGCATCGGCGGCACGCGCTGGTGCGAGGTTGCGTTGGACCGGACGCCGACGATGACGGGCTATGTCTCTCAGACCTATCTCACCCGGCTCTAG
- a CDS encoding DUF6476 family protein: protein MAAPDENELPVDLKWLKRLVTGLTLTMIAGIAVIAALLIIRLSGPQSPSFPEEIALPPGAEVQAYTAGPGWHAVVTTDGRILIYAADGTLRQEIEVTP from the coding sequence ATGGCGGCTCCGGATGAAAATGAACTGCCGGTGGACCTGAAGTGGCTCAAGCGGCTGGTGACAGGGCTGACGCTCACGATGATCGCAGGGATCGCCGTAATCGCCGCCCTGCTTATCATCCGCCTCTCCGGCCCGCAAAGCCCCTCTTTTCCTGAAGAAATAGCCTTGCCCCCGGGCGCGGAGGTGCAGGCCTACACCGCCGGACCGGGCTGGCACGCCGTGGTCACCACCGACGGGCGCATCCTGATCTACGCCGCAGACGGCACGCTACGGCAGGAGATTGAGGTCACGCCCTGA
- a CDS encoding RluA family pseudouridine synthase, translating to MAASLVTFTLGPTPPPRIDKALSRDVPDEASLSRSRLVRLLAEGAVRVNGAVVTDAKAKVAEGDEVEIAVPEAAEVEMVAEDIPLEIAFEDEHLVVVNKPAGMVVHPAPGSPRGTLVNALLHHFGGELSGVGGEKRPGIVHRIDKDTSGLLVVAKSDAAHHGLAEQFEAHTARRHYLALCYGIPDGSEPRLRGIKGTHFEPDGTLRITTQLARHKTDRQRQAVCFTGGRHAVTRVQVVERLQEVAALVQCRLETGRTHQIRAHMSHIGHGLIGDPVYGGRRKLSERAVGAEAAEAVRAFSRQALHAASLGFAHPVEGTEMDFAAPMPDDMGALLAALGGSFSA from the coding sequence ATGGCCGCCTCTCTCGTGACATTCACCCTCGGCCCCACGCCGCCGCCGCGCATTGATAAGGCGCTTTCGCGCGATGTGCCAGACGAGGCGAGCCTGAGCCGTTCACGCTTGGTGCGTCTGCTGGCCGAGGGCGCGGTGCGGGTGAACGGCGCAGTGGTGACCGACGCCAAGGCCAAGGTGGCGGAGGGCGACGAGGTGGAAATCGCCGTGCCCGAGGCCGCCGAGGTGGAGATGGTGGCCGAGGATATCCCGCTGGAGATCGCCTTCGAGGATGAGCACCTCGTGGTGGTCAACAAGCCTGCGGGCATGGTGGTGCACCCCGCGCCGGGCAGCCCGCGCGGCACGCTGGTGAATGCTTTGCTGCATCATTTTGGCGGCGAGCTTTCGGGCGTGGGCGGCGAGAAACGGCCGGGCATCGTGCACCGGATCGACAAGGATACCAGTGGGTTGCTGGTGGTCGCCAAGTCCGACGCCGCGCATCACGGGCTGGCCGAACAGTTCGAGGCGCATACCGCGCGGCGGCATTACCTCGCGCTCTGCTACGGAATCCCTGATGGCTCGGAGCCACGGCTGCGCGGGATCAAGGGCACCCATTTCGAGCCGGACGGCACGCTGCGGATCACCACCCAGCTCGCCCGCCACAAGACCGACCGGCAGCGCCAGGCGGTGTGCTTCACAGGCGGACGCCACGCGGTGACGCGGGTGCAGGTTGTGGAGCGATTGCAGGAGGTTGCGGCTCTGGTGCAATGCCGGCTGGAAACCGGGCGCACGCATCAGATCCGGGCACATATGTCTCACATCGGGCACGGGTTGATCGGTGATCCGGTTTACGGTGGGCGGCGCAAGCTCTCGGAGCGTGCGGTGGGGGCCGAGGCGGCGGAGGCGGTGCGGGCGTTTTCACGGCAGGCGCTGCATGCGGCTTCGCTGGGTTTTGCCCATCCGGTGGAAGGCACCGAGATGGATTTTGCCGCCCCCATGCCGGATGACATGGGGGCGCTTCTTGCGGCGCTCGGTGGCAGCTTTTCGGCCTGA
- a CDS encoding DUF4386 domain-containing protein, with protein sequence MQTSIQRTTGALYLGVIALGLTAEFAIRMPLISWSDPAATWQAIAANTGLFRAGLLADSAMIALDIALAVLFFSLLRRVQPELALTAMVLRLMQAAVIGASLLASVAALSLVSTGPEAPEALMVLLTTHSIGYDVGLLFFGANTLITVWLLARAALVPRWLPPLLGLAGLTYLAGSLTRLAAPELNALMQPAYGVTILAELSLALVFLLRPQRSAATA encoded by the coding sequence ATGCAAACCTCGATCCAACGCACCACAGGCGCTCTTTACCTCGGCGTCATCGCCCTTGGCCTCACCGCCGAGTTCGCCATCCGCATGCCATTGATATCATGGAGTGATCCCGCCGCGACATGGCAGGCCATCGCCGCCAACACCGGCCTCTTCCGCGCCGGGCTGCTGGCCGACAGCGCAATGATCGCGCTCGATATCGCCCTCGCCGTGCTGTTCTTCAGCCTGCTGCGCCGCGTCCAGCCCGAGTTGGCCCTCACCGCGATGGTTCTGCGCCTGATGCAAGCCGCCGTGATCGGCGCCAGCCTGCTGGCCAGCGTCGCGGCGCTCTCGCTGGTCAGCACCGGACCCGAGGCCCCCGAGGCGCTGATGGTCCTGCTGACCACCCACTCCATTGGCTATGACGTGGGCCTGCTCTTCTTCGGCGCCAACACGCTGATCACCGTATGGCTCCTCGCCCGCGCCGCGCTCGTGCCCCGCTGGCTGCCGCCCCTGCTGGGTCTGGCGGGCCTTACCTACCTCGCAGGCTCGCTCACCCGCCTCGCCGCACCGGAGCTTAATGCGCTGATGCAACCGGCCTACGGCGTCACGATCCTCGCGGAGTTGAGCCTTGCGCTGGTGTTCCTGCTCCGCCCGCAGCGGAGCGCTGCAACCGCCTGA
- the rpoH gene encoding RNA polymerase sigma factor RpoH yields the protein MSNYSKLPAPSPEQGLNRYLQEIRTFPMLEPEEEYMLAKRWVETEDSSSAHKLVTSHLRLAAKIAMGYRGYGLPQAEVISEANVGLMQAVKRFDPEKGFRLATYAMWWIRASIQEYILRSWSLVKLGTTSAQKKLFFNLRKAKNKIGALEEGDLRPENVQKIAEQLNVTEDEVISMNRRLSGGDASLNATIGSDDDGSAQWQDWLEDETADQAKSYAEENEMEVRRELMVQAMDVLNEREKDILIQRRLHEQPVTLEELSGQYDVSRERIRQIEVRAFEKLQKRMQELAKERGLLARA from the coding sequence ATGAGTAACTATTCCAAGCTTCCGGCCCCCTCTCCAGAGCAGGGGCTCAACCGCTACCTCCAGGAGATCCGCACCTTTCCGATGCTGGAGCCGGAGGAAGAGTACATGCTGGCCAAGCGCTGGGTCGAAACCGAAGACAGCTCTTCGGCCCACAAGCTCGTGACCTCCCACCTGCGCCTCGCCGCGAAAATCGCCATGGGCTACCGCGGCTACGGCCTGCCGCAAGCCGAGGTGATCTCGGAGGCCAATGTGGGCCTGATGCAGGCGGTCAAACGCTTTGACCCGGAAAAGGGCTTTCGGCTGGCGACCTATGCCATGTGGTGGATCCGTGCCTCGATCCAGGAATACATTCTTAGATCGTGGTCGCTTGTAAAACTCGGAACGACGAGCGCCCAGAAGAAACTTTTCTTCAACCTTCGCAAAGCCAAGAACAAGATCGGCGCGCTGGAGGAGGGCGATCTGCGGCCGGAGAACGTGCAAAAGATCGCCGAACAACTCAACGTGACCGAGGACGAGGTCATCTCGATGAACCGCCGCCTTTCGGGCGGGGATGCAAGCCTCAATGCCACCATCGGCTCCGATGATGACGGCTCGGCGCAATGGCAGGACTGGCTGGAGGATGAGACCGCCGACCAGGCCAAGAGCTACGCCGAAGAGAACGAGATGGAAGTGCGCCGCGAGCTTATGGTGCAGGCGATGGACGTGCTGAACGAGCGCGAGAAGGACATCCTGATCCAGCGCCGTCTGCACGAGCAGCCGGTCACGCTCGAGGAGCTTTCGGGCCAGTATGACGTGAGCCGCGAGCGCATTCGCCAGATCGAAGTGCGCGCCTTCGAGAAGCTGCAGAAGCGGATGCAGGAGCTTGCCAAGGAGCGGGGTCTGCTGGCGCGCGCTTGA
- a CDS encoding phosphatidylserine decarboxylase — protein MKLHETFIKPMHKEGWRFVSVFAVLTLLLFFIWQPLGWIGLGLTVWCYYFFRDPVRHVPEGEGLIVSPADGIVSLIEMAAPPPELGLGNEKRLRVSVFMSVFNCHINRAPVPGRVAKMAYKPGKFLSAELDKASEDNERNSLLIEMDDGRDLVVTQIAGLVARRIVPLTEEGTVLKRGERFGLIRFGSRLDTYLPEGVSPLVAVGQTMIAGETVLADTAQGTPRPARAD, from the coding sequence GTGAAGCTGCACGAGACATTCATCAAGCCGATGCACAAGGAAGGCTGGCGGTTCGTCAGCGTCTTCGCCGTGCTCACGCTGCTGCTGTTCTTCATCTGGCAGCCGCTGGGCTGGATCGGGCTGGGGCTGACTGTTTGGTGCTACTACTTCTTCCGCGACCCGGTGCGCCATGTGCCAGAGGGCGAGGGGCTGATCGTGAGCCCGGCCGATGGCATCGTGAGCCTGATCGAGATGGCCGCGCCTCCGCCTGAACTGGGGCTGGGCAATGAAAAGCGCTTGCGCGTCAGCGTGTTCATGTCGGTCTTCAACTGCCACATCAACCGCGCCCCGGTGCCGGGGCGGGTGGCGAAGATGGCCTACAAGCCCGGCAAGTTCCTCTCGGCAGAGCTGGACAAGGCCAGCGAGGACAACGAGCGCAACTCCCTGCTGATCGAGATGGATGACGGGCGCGACCTCGTGGTGACCCAGATCGCCGGCCTCGTGGCCCGGCGGATCGTGCCACTGACCGAGGAAGGCACGGTGCTGAAGCGCGGCGAGCGCTTTGGCCTCATTCGCTTTGGCTCCCGGCTCGATACATACCTGCCCGAGGGTGTTTCGCCGTTGGTGGCCGTGGGGCAGACCATGATCGCAGGCGAGACCGTGCTGGCCGATACCGCGCAGGGCACGCCCCGACCGGCAAGGGCCGACTGA
- the pssA gene encoding CDP-diacylglycerol--serine O-phosphatidyltransferase yields MPRAPRIRRRASRLPILHLLPNIVTIAAICAGLTGLRLALQGRFEAAVMMVLLAALLDGLDGPLARLLKSESKIGAELDSLADFVNFGVVPGFLLYLWSLDTTSRLSWIAVLIYAVCAVLRLARFNVTAREEVEEDRPTPGTFTGVPAPGGALLALAPFALVQNFPGLPMPAGIVAIWLVIVGLLMISRLPTPSLKAMRVPRENARFLIVGLVAFAAIAATWPWVVMSIAQFGYIVLVGWSARHHATGSVSDED; encoded by the coding sequence ATGCCACGTGCCCCCCGCATTCGCCGCAGGGCGAGCCGCTTGCCGATCCTGCACCTGCTGCCCAACATCGTCACCATAGCGGCTATCTGTGCCGGACTCACCGGCCTGCGGCTGGCGCTTCAGGGGCGGTTCGAGGCGGCGGTGATGATGGTGCTTCTGGCAGCGCTGCTGGATGGGCTGGATGGCCCGTTGGCGCGGCTTCTGAAGTCTGAATCCAAGATCGGCGCGGAACTCGACAGCCTAGCCGATTTCGTCAACTTCGGCGTCGTCCCCGGCTTTCTGCTCTACCTCTGGAGCCTCGACACCACTTCGCGGCTGAGCTGGATCGCGGTGCTGATCTACGCGGTTTGCGCGGTGCTGCGGCTGGCCCGGTTCAACGTGACGGCGCGGGAGGAGGTGGAGGAAGACCGCCCCACGCCCGGCACCTTCACCGGTGTGCCCGCTCCGGGTGGCGCGCTACTGGCGCTTGCGCCCTTTGCGCTGGTGCAGAACTTTCCGGGCCTGCCGATGCCGGCCGGGATCGTTGCCATCTGGCTGGTGATCGTGGGCCTTTTGATGATTTCACGCCTGCCCACCCCCTCGCTGAAGGCGATGCGGGTGCCGCGGGAGAATGCCCGGTTTCTGATTGTCGGCTTGGTGGCCTTTGCCGCCATCGCCGCCACCTGGCCCTGGGTTGTCATGTCGATTGCACAGTTCGGCTATATCGTGCTGGTCGGATGGAGTGCGCGGCACCACGCCACGGGGAGCGTCAGTGATGAAGATTGA
- a CDS encoding class I SAM-dependent methyltransferase: MKIEAVSNSYKRWAPVYDSTFGAVTNAGRRRATSYVSERGGDVLEVGVGTGLALPLYGPGVRVTGIDFSPEMLAKAEKRVEEDGLTRVEALRQMDARELDFADGSFDYVSAMHVLSVVPEPERVMREIARVLKPGGQVLIVNHFAAEKGMLGLVERAIAPLEGLIGWHSDFPISRVLGAPGLVEVARDSLPPMRIMTWLVLEKQG; the protein is encoded by the coding sequence ATGAAGATTGAAGCGGTATCAAACTCTTACAAACGCTGGGCCCCGGTCTATGACAGCACCTTCGGGGCCGTCACCAATGCCGGGCGCAGGCGGGCGACCTCTTATGTTTCGGAGCGGGGCGGCGATGTGCTGGAGGTCGGCGTGGGCACCGGGCTGGCGCTGCCGCTCTACGGCCCCGGCGTGCGGGTGACGGGGATCGACTTTTCGCCCGAGATGCTGGCCAAGGCCGAGAAGCGGGTGGAGGAAGACGGGCTGACGCGGGTCGAGGCGCTGCGGCAGATGGATGCCCGCGAGCTGGACTTCGCCGATGGCAGCTTTGACTACGTGAGCGCGATGCATGTGCTTTCAGTCGTGCCCGAGCCGGAGCGGGTGATGCGCGAGATCGCGCGGGTGCTCAAGCCCGGTGGTCAGGTGCTGATCGTGAACCACTTCGCCGCCGAGAAGGGCATGCTGGGCCTCGTGGAGCGGGCGATTGCGCCGCTTGAAGGGCTGATCGGCTGGCACTCGGATTTCCCGATCTCGCGCGTGCTTGGCGCGCCGGGCCTCGTCGAGGTGGCGCGCGACAGCCTGCCGCCGATGCGGATCATGACCTGGCTGGTGCTGGAGAAGCAGGGCTAG
- a CDS encoding Gfo/Idh/MocA family protein → MTIEPIRWGILGAANFALQHMGRAIHAAEGAELVALATSSPEKAKPFQAFCPALKVHDSYEALLADPGVDAVYIPLPNHLHVEWTLKAMEAGKHVLTEKPIAMEAGEIDALIAKRDESGLHAAEAYMIVHHPQWQRARAMLRDGAIGDLVHVDGVFTYNNPDMGNIRNDASKGGGGIPDIGVYTYGSTRWMLGEEPEEITHADLTFEAGVDVVARVAARFPSCTAHWVNSMRMHPWQHMSFHGTEGVIRLTAPFNANVFDQAEVELHQDGMGRRIERFPGINQYVLQVENFGRTVREGAEYPWSLEDAKGTQALIDAVYAKGGRG, encoded by the coding sequence ATGACAATCGAACCGATCCGCTGGGGCATCCTCGGCGCCGCCAACTTTGCGCTCCAGCACATGGGCCGTGCGATCCATGCCGCGGAGGGGGCCGAACTTGTGGCGCTGGCCACCTCGAGCCCCGAGAAGGCCAAGCCGTTTCAGGCCTTTTGCCCGGCGCTGAAGGTCCATGACAGCTACGAGGCGCTGCTGGCCGATCCGGGGGTGGATGCGGTTTATATCCCGCTGCCGAACCACCTGCACGTCGAGTGGACGCTGAAGGCGATGGAGGCGGGCAAGCATGTGCTGACCGAGAAGCCCATCGCGATGGAGGCGGGCGAGATCGACGCGCTGATCGCCAAGCGCGACGAGAGCGGGCTGCACGCGGCAGAGGCCTACATGATCGTGCACCACCCGCAGTGGCAGCGGGCAAGGGCCATGCTGCGCGACGGGGCGATCGGCGATCTGGTGCATGTGGATGGGGTGTTCACCTACAACAACCCCGACATGGGCAACATCCGAAATGACGCCTCCAAGGGCGGCGGGGGTATCCCCGACATCGGGGTTTACACTTACGGATCAACGCGTTGGATGCTGGGCGAGGAACCCGAGGAGATCACCCATGCGGACCTTACCTTCGAGGCGGGGGTGGATGTGGTGGCCCGGGTCGCGGCGCGCTTTCCGAGCTGCACGGCGCATTGGGTCAACTCGATGCGGATGCACCCGTGGCAGCACATGAGCTTTCACGGCACCGAGGGCGTGATCCGGCTCACCGCGCCGTTCAACGCCAATGTCTTTGACCAAGCCGAGGTGGAGCTGCATCAGGATGGCATGGGCCGCCGGATCGAGCGCTTTCCCGGCATCAACCAATATGTGCTGCAGGTCGAGAACTTCGGGCGGACGGTGCGCGAGGGGGCAGAGTATCCGTGGAGCCTTGAAGACGCCAAGGGCACGCAGGCGCTGATCGACGCGGTCTATGCCAAGGGCGGGCGCGGGTGA
- a CDS encoding DUF4389 domain-containing protein: MRPSDDERFEGRMHGPQEEAGKDGLLMRLLHMILIGLMIQVAMTVLGVATLVQFIVMLVSKGEPNPRLAEFGESLGIWLAKAARYLVAASEVKPWPWTELD; the protein is encoded by the coding sequence ATGCGGCCGTCGGACGACGAGCGCTTCGAGGGGCGGATGCACGGGCCGCAGGAGGAGGCGGGCAAGGACGGGCTGCTGATGCGGCTCCTGCACATGATCCTGATCGGGCTGATGATTCAGGTTGCGATGACGGTGCTGGGCGTGGCGACGCTGGTGCAATTCATCGTGATGCTGGTGAGCAAGGGCGAGCCGAACCCGCGGCTGGCGGAGTTTGGCGAAAGCCTCGGCATCTGGCTGGCGAAGGCAGCGCGTTACCTTGTGGCCGCCAGCGAGGTGAAGCCCTGGCCCTGGACGGAGCTGGATTGA
- a CDS encoding cupin domain-containing protein has protein sequence MKITRATEQPSGTGPAEYFTGAVRQENRHNPEEGASAGAVIVTFEPGARTAWHTHPRGQLLIVTAGLGWVQREGGPKEEIAPGDKIWFEPGEKHWHGARADHAMTHVAIHEVENGTNVTWMEHVSDADYLG, from the coding sequence ATGAAGATCACGCGGGCCACAGAGCAACCCTCGGGCACCGGCCCGGCAGAGTACTTCACCGGCGCGGTCCGGCAAGAGAACCGCCACAACCCCGAAGAGGGCGCATCCGCCGGCGCGGTGATCGTCACCTTCGAGCCGGGCGCGCGCACCGCTTGGCATACGCATCCGCGCGGTCAGTTACTGATCGTCACCGCCGGCCTCGGCTGGGTCCAGCGAGAGGGCGGCCCGAAAGAAGAGATCGCCCCGGGCGACAAGATCTGGTTCGAACCGGGAGAGAAACATTGGCACGGCGCCCGCGCCGACCACGCAATGACCCATGTGGCCATCCACGAGGTCGAGAACGGCACCAACGTCACATGGATGGAGCACGTGAGCGACGCCGACTACCTCGGCTGA